A window of Rhodospirillales bacterium contains these coding sequences:
- a CDS encoding DUF4062 domain-containing protein produces the protein MEKRYQIFVSSTYADLKEERQKVIQTVMELDCIPAGMELFPATDEEQWKFIQRVIDDCDYYIVIIGGRYGSLTEEGMSYTEKEYDYAIARGLKVLAFLHERPDEIPVGKSDIAPELRSKLETFREKVRTNRLVKMWSDAAELPGLVALSLSKTIKVYPAVGWVRATNVVSGELLEDLNILRKENVQLQASVSELESRASAKNTDLAPMEEAITLRLNYYESFPQGNRTREVSVSWNELFGWISPDLQKHPSDGTVDAALGVAIWRKNFAGEPQQVRVDHQDFQTIRLQLTALGLIRTNYTRTSKGGMALFWELTKRGEELMMQLRTVKSANNRS, from the coding sequence ATGGAAAAACGTTATCAGATCTTCGTTAGTTCGACCTACGCAGACCTAAAGGAAGAACGTCAGAAGGTAATACAAACTGTCATGGAATTGGATTGCATTCCGGCCGGGATGGAGCTTTTTCCTGCTACAGACGAGGAGCAGTGGAAATTCATTCAACGCGTGATAGATGACTGTGATTACTACATTGTGATCATTGGTGGCCGCTATGGATCATTAACAGAAGAAGGAATGAGTTATACGGAGAAAGAATATGATTATGCTATTGCCCGTGGGCTCAAAGTCCTCGCGTTCTTGCACGAACGACCAGACGAAATTCCTGTAGGAAAATCTGATATTGCCCCAGAATTAAGGAGCAAATTGGAAACATTTCGTGAGAAAGTCAGAACAAACAGATTAGTGAAGATGTGGAGCGACGCTGCCGAATTACCAGGGCTGGTAGCACTAAGTTTGTCGAAAACGATTAAGGTTTATCCGGCGGTTGGCTGGGTTCGTGCCACCAATGTGGTCAGCGGAGAATTGCTGGAAGATCTAAACATATTGCGCAAAGAGAATGTCCAACTGCAAGCCAGTGTGTCCGAATTGGAATCACGAGCCTCTGCGAAGAATACGGACTTAGCTCCTATGGAGGAAGCCATTACTCTGCGATTGAACTACTACGAGTCTTTCCCGCAGGGAAATAGGACAAGGGAGGTCTCCGTAAGCTGGAACGAGCTATTTGGGTGGATTTCCCCTGACTTGCAAAAGCATCCAAGTGACGGGACAGTCGATGCGGCCTTGGGTGTTGCGATCTGGCGCAAGAATTTTGCGGGTGAACCTCAACAAGTTCGCGTTGATCACCAAGATTTTCAGACTATTCGCTTACAGTTAACAGCCTTGGGACTAATCCGCACCAATTACACAAGAACATCCAAGGGCGGGATGGCTCTATTTTGGGAATTGACGAAGAGGGGTGAGGAATTGATGATGCAGCTGCGAACGGTTAAGTCGGCGAACAACCGTTCGTAG